Part of the Deinococcus seoulensis genome, AGCATGGACATCGGCAAGGCCAGCAACTTCGAACGCTACCTGTACCTGATCACCGGCAGCGACGCCCCGCAGACGCACGGCTGGTGGCAGGACGTCGGCGCGGGCCGCCCGGTCGACCTGCGCGGCACGCCCCACTGGGACGCCGTGCAGGCCAGCGGCCTGAAGTCCGGGCGCAGCACCCACACGGACCGCCTGAACACCATCCGCCGCGTGGACCGCGAGCACGGCCGCCTGATCGACCCGCACACCGCCGACGGCGTCCTCGTCGGCGAGCGCTACCAGCGGCCCGGCGTGCCCATGATCTGCCTGGAAACCGCGCTGCCCGCCAAGTTCGAGGAAACCGTGCAGGAGGCGGTGGGCCGCCTGCCCGAGCGCCCCGCGCGCTTCGAGGGCATCGAGGGCGCCCCCAAGCGCTTCGAGGTCCTGCCGAACGACGTGCAGACCCTCAAGGACTTCATTACGGAGAGGTTGGAGGGCCGGGCGCGGGGCTGAACCTCGCACCTGCGGCGAGGTCACGCCGTTCACTGTCCTATGCTGCGGAGCGATGCCCGAGATCCTCGGTTCCCTGATCTTTGCCGCGTTCACCCTGCCGGTCGGTGTCCTGCTGCTGGTCGTCGGGGTGAATGGCGTGTTCGGCTATCTGTGGGGCGGGGAACGGGACGATCCCTTCCGCTGGCCGCTCGTGGACGCCGAGGTAATCGGCCACGCGGCCGACCCGGATCAGGACACGCGTCGTGTGTGGCCCGACCACGGGACGTACGTGGGACAGGTGAATGTGCGGGTGCTCGTGCGCCTGCCCGGCCCTGGCGAACCCCACGGAGCGCTCGTCCAACCCGGTGATCTGCGCGCCGTGCGCGTCCGGCGGCCGGACGCACCGGGCTTTTACGCCCTCTCGGACGCCCTGGATGGCCTTGCCGAACAGGAGGCGGCCCTGCGCTGGCCTGTCGGCCGCGTCCTGACGGTGCGGGCCGACCCGCTCCGCCGCACGAACGGTCGCCGTCTCGGAGGCCTCCTCCTGACGCAGGCGCAGCTTCCCGGTTCTGCCCGGATCAAGTGGTTGCTGGTGCCGGCCATGCTCGTGTTCACCTTGGTCGGACTGGTCCTCACGGTGGTCGGTGCCGGGCTGCTGATCAGCGCCGCGCGGGGGGCGTGGACGGCCGTCTTCGGCTGACCGGACCCGCCCCGGCCTACACTGGTGTCCGTGGACCGCCGCCGCCTGTCGCTGCTGCTGGCCCTGGTCGCGGGGCTGGTGCTGTTCGGCACGCTCGGGTACCGGGTGCTGGAAGGCTGGACGTGGCTGGACTGCCTGTACATGAGCGTGATGGTCCTGACCACCGTGGGGTTCGGGGAGGTCGCGCCGCCCAGCGCGGCCGGGAAGCTGTTCAGCATCGTCCTGATGACCTTCGGGATCGGCCTGATGCTGTACCTGCTGACCCTGCTGGCCGAGACGGTCGTGCGCGGCCTGACCGACCCGCTGGCGGTGCGGCGGCGAAAGGAGCGGAAATTGATTCACCTGCGGGGACATACGGTGGTGTGCGGGTACGGGCAGGTGGGCGAGGCCGTGTGCGTCGCCCTGCGGGCCGCGCGGCGCGACGTGGTCGTGATCGATCACCGGCCCGAGCATCTGGAGTGGGCGCAGGGCCAGGGTATTCACACGCTCGTCGGGGACGCCACCGACGAGGACGTGCTGCGCCGCGCCGGGGCCGAACGGGCCGAGTCGCT contains:
- a CDS encoding potassium channel family protein is translated as MDRRRLSLLLALVAGLVLFGTLGYRVLEGWTWLDCLYMSVMVLTTVGFGEVAPPSAAGKLFSIVLMTFGIGLMLYLLTLLAETVVRGLTDPLAVRRRKERKLIHLRGHTVVCGYGQVGEAVCVALRAARRDVVVIDHRPEHLEWAQGQGIHTLVGDATDEDVLRRAGAERAESLVTVINSDPSNLYVVLSARGLNPALRVIARASDESAAQKMRRAGADEVVNPYQLSGNRIAAMMLAPRLSRLLSGDVTSDHFIIREIGVPDALVGQTVETLGRETGALIVAIWRGGQPLRCRAGDELQAGDTVLVAGAAAEVDAVEGHRAVGGSAAGGSGTGVQPT